In a genomic window of Sporosarcina trichiuri:
- a CDS encoding gluconate 2-dehydrogenase subunit 3 family protein: protein MADNQTKQPNGDSNIKDPSRRQFVKNSGIAVGGVAGGALLGGLFTNQFGKKNKDQANSAGNGKKEEKRYEEARMFFTRFADFVILEQAVERIYPKDKNGPGAIELGVPYFIDKQLAGPYGNNVSDYRQGPFKNGNGTAADSSLNRGEIFINGLRAMGQESQKRFDTAFNEASEDQQTEILKDLEADKIKIKGIGSKGFFTLLRTLTLEGAYSDPLYGGNRGMEGWKMKEYPGSIASYANIIEEKDFIKMDQVSLTDYQQK from the coding sequence ATGGCGGACAATCAGACGAAACAGCCGAATGGCGACAGCAACATCAAGGACCCGAGTCGCCGTCAATTCGTGAAAAATTCAGGGATTGCGGTCGGAGGGGTCGCGGGAGGCGCATTGCTCGGCGGCCTGTTCACGAACCAATTCGGCAAGAAGAACAAGGACCAGGCAAACAGTGCAGGGAACGGCAAAAAAGAGGAGAAGCGGTATGAGGAAGCCCGCATGTTCTTCACGCGGTTCGCAGACTTCGTCATCCTGGAACAGGCTGTGGAACGCATCTACCCGAAAGACAAGAATGGTCCGGGTGCAATTGAATTAGGTGTTCCGTATTTCATCGACAAGCAGCTGGCCGGGCCGTACGGAAACAACGTCAGTGATTACCGGCAGGGGCCGTTCAAGAACGGTAACGGAACTGCGGCGGATTCCAGCCTGAACCGCGGCGAGATCTTCATCAATGGATTGCGGGCAATGGGCCAGGAGAGCCAGAAGCGGTTCGATACGGCGTTCAACGAAGCATCGGAAGATCAGCAGACAGAGATCCTGAAGGACCTGGAAGCGGACAAAATCAAAATCAAGGGGATCGGTTCCAAAGGATTCTTCACATTGCTCCGCACCCTCACACTCGAAGGGGCGTACAGCGATCCGCTCTATGGCGGCAACCGCGGCATGGAAGGATGGAAGATGAAAGAGTATCCGGGATCTATCGCATCCTACGCCAACATCATCGAAGAGAAAGATTTCATCAAAATGGATCAGGTCAGTCTGACGGACTACCAGCAAAAATAA